The Paenibacillus polymyxa M1 DNA segment GAGCAGCAATACAAGCAAACAATGACAACAACTTTCTATGTTTCCTTACGATCATGAAACCTCTTTCTGACGCTGTTGCGGAACGGAGAAGATCCAATAGCGGTTCCAGATATAATTATGAACTGGCACGATGATGGTAGTTAAGACTTCACCGATCAGATATGACCAACCAATCCAGTGAATGGTTACGTACATCAGAGCGGCATTCAGGAGCAAGCCGCAGGTACAGACCAATAAATATTTAAGAAACTGAGTGCGGCTCCCTTCGCCGGTAGGCTCGAACGTCCAGTTACGATTCAGCACATACGAAACGAGCAGCGTAACGATAAAACCTATGGTAGTAGCCGTTACTGCAGGTATTGCAAACAGCTCCACCAGCAGCACAAGCACACCGACGTGAATGCCTGTACCCAGCAGTCCGACAATACCGTATTTAATGATTGGATACTTTAGATACGAACGTCTGATCATGTTGATTAAACTCCCTATCCACCCACAATCGGTCAGCATTCGCCCGTTTGTCTGCAATTAGATAACGGGGTCTGGCTTTGACTTCGTGATATATGGCGGCAATATATTCTCCTACCACTCCAATCGACAGCATGAGTACACTGCCGATAATCAAAAGCAGTAAAATGACAGTGGTAAACCCGGTCACAGCATCACCCGTTATTTTGTGCATTAAGGTTTGAATCCCCAACACGACCGAAATCAGCATGAAAATGAGACCCATTAAACTCACTACCCGCAAAGGTACCGTCGAGAACGAAACGATCGCTTCCGCGGCCAATCGAAGCAGCCCTAACGGACTCCAGCGGCTTGGACCCTCTTCTCGTGGAGCCACCCGGAATGTAATCTGGGTTTTACGAAAACCGAGCCAGGCGGTCATCCCGCGAAAAAACGGCATACGCTCTGGCATCGCCATCCAGGCATCCACCACTCGTCGATCCAGCAGCTTATAATCGGAGGCATCCTTGAGATTAAAGCCCGTCAAACGATTCAAAGTCGCGTAGAACAAAGAAGCTCCGAGCTTTTTGCCTACAGACTCTTCTCCCCGAAATTCTTTCACACATTCAACTAAATCATAACCTTCGTTCTGCCATAAACGCACCATTTCCCCGATCATTTCAGGAGGATGCTGCAAATCACCGTCCATAACAATGATCGCATCGCCAGAAGCATTTTCCAAACCTGCGCACAATGCCAGCTCCTTACCAAAATTCCGACTCAGCCGGAGTGCGAGCAAAGAGGGCATACGACGGGACAATTCGGACAGTTTGAGCCACGTATCATCTTTGGAACCATCATCTACAATAATGAGCTCATAACGTGAGGTGACAACAGACAGCACCCCATCAATCACCTTAAGAGAACGTTCGAGGTGTGAGCCTTCATTGTACATAGGAATGACGACGGATAAAAAAGGGTTTTTTGTCTCCATTCTTGCTCCTTCTTTCTTCATATTCAGGAGGACTGTGCCGGGGCATCATCCAAGTCATGCATATCGGTCAGACCATGCGTCGTTTTCTCCCAATAGAACGGCTTGGTTATAAGCTGCCAAGCTGCTTTTATCGCAGCTATACTCATAAGTACCCAATATAACGGCGAGAGTAGCCCATATTTGACCATTGCGTATGAAAATGTTCGTTCACCGCGCTCTTCCAGCTCACCGATGACCCAATACATGCCAGCCACATTACTGAATACGAACAGGAAGTTACCGATATAAAATTCCGCGCTGGCTAGGTAGTACACATAACCCGGGAACAGCTTGGGAATAAAGGACAACTCCCAGCCAAACCATAAAATAAGCAAGCCCCAAAAAATCGGGTTCAGCAACGGCAACATCGGAGTCGCCAGAATCATTACCTGAAAACCGAAAAAGC contains these protein-coding regions:
- a CDS encoding GtrA family protein; translation: MIRRSYLKYPIIKYGIVGLLGTGIHVGVLVLLVELFAIPAVTATTIGFIVTLLVSYVLNRNWTFEPTGEGSRTQFLKYLLVCTCGLLLNAALMYVTIHWIGWSYLIGEVLTTIIVPVHNYIWNRYWIFSVPQQRQKEVS
- a CDS encoding glycosyltransferase family 2 protein is translated as METKNPFLSVVIPMYNEGSHLERSLKVIDGVLSVVTSRYELIIVDDGSKDDTWLKLSELSRRMPSLLALRLSRNFGKELALCAGLENASGDAIIVMDGDLQHPPEMIGEMVRLWQNEGYDLVECVKEFRGEESVGKKLGASLFYATLNRLTGFNLKDASDYKLLDRRVVDAWMAMPERMPFFRGMTAWLGFRKTQITFRVAPREEGPSRWSPLGLLRLAAEAIVSFSTVPLRVVSLMGLIFMLISVVLGIQTLMHKITGDAVTGFTTVILLLLIIGSVLMLSIGVVGEYIAAIYHEVKARPRYLIADKRANADRLWVDREFNQHDQTFVSKVSNH